One stretch of Bacteroidota bacterium DNA includes these proteins:
- a CDS encoding PD40 domain-containing protein, whose translation MEQCPFIHPDGKTLYFSSEGIRYGFSGFHFLDT comes from the coding sequence TTGGAGCAATGTCCGTTTATTCACCCTGATGGTAAAACATTATATTTTTCGAGTGAAGGCATCCGGTATGGGTTTTCAGGATTTCATTTTCTCGACACGTGA